From the genome of Deinococcus sp. AJ005, one region includes:
- the rplM gene encoding 50S ribosomal protein L13 — MKTFVPKNDEQNWIVVDATDIPLGRLATVVASRIRGKHRPDFTPNMIQGDFVIVVNASKIALTGGKLDGKVYTRYSGYQGGLKKETAREGLAKHPDRVIEHAVFGMLPKGRQGRSMHGHLKVYAGERHPHVAQNPQPLAITNTARTKNNEVK, encoded by the coding sequence GTGAAAACCTTTGTTCCTAAAAATGACGAGCAGAACTGGATCGTGGTGGACGCCACCGACATCCCGCTGGGCCGACTGGCCACGGTGGTTGCAAGCCGCATCCGTGGCAAGCACCGCCCCGACTTCACCCCCAACATGATCCAGGGCGACTTCGTGATCGTGGTCAATGCCTCCAAGATCGCGCTGACCGGCGGCAAGCTGGACGGCAAGGTCTACACCCGCTACAGCGGCTACCAGGGCGGCCTGAAGAAGGAAACCGCCCGCGAAGGTCTGGCCAAGCACCCCGACCGCGTGATCGAACACGCCGTCTTCGGGATGCTGCCCAAGGGCCGCCAGGGCCGTTCCATGCACGGCCACCTCAAGGTCTATGCCGGAGAGCGCCACCCGCACGTCGCGCAGAACCCGCAGCCGCTGGCCATTACCAACACCGCCCGCACCAAAAATAACGAGGTCAAATAA
- the rpsI gene encoding 30S ribosomal protein S9, with product MAIQQPEQFYGTGRRKTAVARVFLRPGEGKIMVNGKEFQSYFRGLLRSVNALQAFRETGTAGRYDALITVTGGGPTGQADAIKLGIARALLKVNPDFRAVMKPSGLLTRDSREVERKKYGLKKARRAPQFSKR from the coding sequence ATGGCGATTCAGCAACCCGAACAGTTCTACGGCACGGGCCGCCGCAAGACCGCCGTGGCCCGCGTGTTCCTGCGCCCCGGCGAGGGCAAGATCATGGTCAACGGCAAGGAGTTCCAGAGCTACTTCCGTGGCCTGCTCCGCTCCGTCAACGCCCTGCAAGCCTTCCGCGAAACCGGCACGGCGGGACGTTATGACGCCCTGATCACCGTGACCGGCGGTGGCCCCACCGGGCAGGCCGACGCGATCAAGCTGGGCATCGCCCGCGCTCTGCTGAAGGTCAATCCCGACTTCCGCGCCGTCATGAAGCCCTCGGGCCTGCTGACCCGCGATTCCCGCGAAGTCGAGCGCAAGAAGTACGGCCTGAAGAAGGCCCGCCGCGCGCCCCAGTTCAGCAAGCGCTGA
- a CDS encoding NfeD family protein: MGDLLPSLDRILPGHWWVLGAVLLMLEVAAPGIFFVWLALASFALGLIVFVLPLAVPFQLALFAVLSVVAVFLGKRYVGKLVLGGSEGDRLNTGANRLVGRTVVVTAAIHNGAGRVRVGDSEWRATGPDTPEGAQVLIVSAEGTTLAVREISGTWV; the protein is encoded by the coding sequence ATGGGCGACCTGCTGCCGTCTTTAGACCGTATCCTGCCCGGCCACTGGTGGGTGCTGGGGGCGGTGCTGCTAATGCTGGAGGTGGCCGCGCCGGGAATCTTCTTCGTGTGGCTGGCGTTGGCCTCGTTCGCGCTGGGTCTGATCGTATTCGTGCTGCCACTGGCGGTCCCGTTCCAACTGGCCCTGTTCGCCGTCCTGAGCGTCGTGGCCGTCTTCCTGGGTAAACGCTACGTGGGCAAGCTGGTATTGGGCGGCTCCGAGGGTGACCGCTTGAACACCGGGGCAAACCGTCTGGTGGGCCGCACCGTCGTCGTCACCGCCGCCATCCACAACGGCGCAGGCCGCGTCCGCGTGGGCGACAGCGAGTGGCGTGCCACGGGTCCCGACACCCCTGAGGGCGCGCAGGTGCTGATCGTGAGCGCTGAAGGAACGACGCTGGCGGTGCGGGAAATCAGCGGAACCTGGGTGTAG
- a CDS encoding SPFH domain-containing protein: protein MGPLIVIVVLLLLVLITLLAGVKSVPQGYEWTQERFGKYQRSLKPGLNLIIPYIDKIGRRVNMMEQVLDVPSQEVITHDNALITVDGVVFYQVLDSAKASYEVRNLEQATLNLTMTNIRTVMGGMDLDELLSNRDSINARLLAVVDEATEPWGVKVTRIEVKDIKPPADLVASMGRQMKAEREKRANILDAEGFRQAAILKAEGEKQAKILNAEGRRQATFLEAEAREREAAAEAEATRLVSDAIANGNAQAINYFIAQRYVDALKEIAIAPNQKTLILPIEATAVLGSLQGIAEVAKEAFGGNKR from the coding sequence ATGGGTCCACTCATCGTTATCGTCGTTCTTCTTTTACTGGTGCTGATCACGTTGCTGGCAGGTGTTAAGAGCGTTCCACAAGGGTACGAGTGGACGCAGGAACGCTTCGGCAAGTATCAGCGCAGCCTCAAGCCGGGTCTGAACCTGATCATTCCGTACATCGACAAGATCGGGCGCCGCGTCAACATGATGGAACAGGTGCTGGACGTGCCCAGCCAGGAAGTCATCACCCACGACAACGCCCTGATCACCGTGGACGGCGTGGTGTTCTATCAGGTGCTGGATTCGGCCAAGGCCAGCTACGAGGTTCGCAACCTGGAACAGGCCACTCTCAACCTGACCATGACCAACATCCGCACCGTGATGGGCGGCATGGATCTGGATGAGCTGCTCAGCAACCGCGACTCGATCAATGCCCGCCTGCTGGCCGTGGTGGACGAGGCCACCGAGCCGTGGGGGGTCAAGGTCACACGTATCGAGGTCAAGGACATCAAGCCGCCCGCCGATCTGGTGGCGAGCATGGGGCGTCAGATGAAGGCCGAGCGTGAAAAGCGCGCCAACATTCTGGACGCCGAGGGCTTCCGTCAGGCGGCCATCCTGAAGGCTGAGGGCGAGAAGCAGGCCAAGATTCTGAACGCTGAGGGCCGCCGCCAGGCCACCTTCCTGGAAGCCGAGGCCCGCGAGCGTGAGGCCGCAGCAGAAGCCGAGGCCACCCGGCTGGTCAGCGACGCCATTGCCAACGGCAACGCACAGGCCATCAACTACTTCATTGCGCAGCGCTATGTGGACGCCCTGAAGGAAATCGCCATCGCCCCCAACCAGAAGACCCTGATCCTGCCCATTGAGGCCACCGCTGTTCTGGGCAGCCTGCAAGGCATCGCGGAGGTGGCGAAAGAAGCCTTCGGCGGGAACAAGAGGTAG